In Magnetospirillum sp. XM-1, a single window of DNA contains:
- a CDS encoding HDOD domain-containing protein → MTTSLPTVLFVDDEKSVLDGLRRSLYGQRNEWNQVFATSGAEALEILARERVAVVVSDMRMPGMDGATLLDRVRMIQPEAVRIILSGFSEREAIFRTIGPAHQYFVKPCTPHALAEAIRRSLGVRQIIRSADLMALVGGATSIPALPKALTDLFSALQSQDGSTAEVARIISSDTGLTVNLLKLTNSGFFYLPSSISDVMQAVKLLGFEMVRTLTVLGTVFESFSCTGIDCLAVKQLQKRSLQIGLLARRIAESDRLDPHEIDLIQCAGMLSHVGSLLLFAKCPVQMADLRNTLDRSGGGIVAAERNALGACHAELGAALLGLWGFTDPVVEAVLFHHEPSRCEFFSPHTMGAITAVHAAQHLVKPPPSGKAEKAEWLNGLDMVFLQKTGAVSRVEDWIAVAERAREEYES, encoded by the coding sequence ATGACCACATCCCTTCCCACCGTTCTGTTTGTCGATGATGAGAAAAGCGTCTTGGACGGCTTACGCAGAAGCCTTTATGGCCAACGCAATGAATGGAATCAGGTGTTTGCCACCAGTGGCGCAGAAGCTCTCGAAATTCTTGCTCGGGAGCGAGTGGCTGTAGTGGTCAGCGATATGCGCATGCCTGGAATGGATGGGGCAACACTGTTGGACCGGGTCAGAATGATACAGCCTGAAGCAGTTCGAATAATTTTATCCGGCTTTTCTGAACGCGAAGCAATCTTTCGTACCATTGGCCCGGCACATCAGTACTTTGTGAAGCCCTGCACCCCTCATGCCCTGGCTGAGGCGATTAGGCGCTCCTTGGGCGTGCGCCAGATTATTCGATCAGCAGATTTGATGGCCCTGGTGGGAGGGGCGACCTCCATTCCGGCCCTCCCAAAAGCTTTGACGGACTTGTTCAGTGCGCTGCAGTCTCAAGACGGATCGACTGCCGAAGTCGCACGGATTATCTCATCGGACACTGGGCTGACAGTCAATTTGCTTAAGCTGACCAATTCCGGGTTTTTCTATCTGCCGTCATCCATTTCGGATGTAATGCAGGCCGTGAAGTTACTTGGTTTCGAAATGGTTCGAACCTTGACCGTCCTCGGGACCGTGTTCGAATCGTTCAGTTGTACCGGTATCGACTGCCTTGCCGTCAAGCAATTGCAAAAAAGAAGCCTGCAGATCGGGCTGTTGGCTCGCAGGATCGCTGAAAGCGACCGCCTTGACCCGCATGAAATTGATCTCATTCAATGCGCCGGGATGTTATCCCATGTCGGGTCCCTGCTTTTATTTGCGAAATGTCCGGTCCAAATGGCTGATCTACGTAATACGCTGGACCGCTCAGGCGGTGGCATCGTAGCGGCTGAACGGAACGCACTGGGAGCATGTCATGCAGAATTGGGGGCGGCACTTCTGGGGCTGTGGGGGTTTACTGATCCGGTTGTTGAGGCGGTACTTTTTCATCACGAACCAAGTCGCTGCGAGTTTTTCTCGCCCCACACTATGGGGGCCATTACCGCCGTGCATGCGGCTCAGCATCTGGTGAAACCTCCGCCCTCAGGCAAAGCGGAAAAGGCCGAATGGCTCAATGGGTTGGATATGGTGTTTTTGCAAAAAACTGGCGCTGTTTCCAGAGTTGAGGATTGGATTGCCGTCGCCGAGCGCGCACGTGAGGAGTACGAATCATGA
- a CDS encoding HD domain-containing phosphohydrolase codes for MRLAEKILIVDDDVNLLAGLRRHLGQKFDLMTAEGGIEALGLAQSSGPFAVAVCDMRMPGMDGVEVLRRLQEISPDTVRIMLTGNADQKTAINAINDGKIFRFFNKPCPMATLIDGIEAAIRQHQLIQGERALLEGTLTGSISLLSDVLSLVAPDIFHRSRRIHGWAVEIARHMKLGDAWVVEMAAELSQLGAIAVPPEVLARHHSGQHLSAMEQEMIHRVPAVGAALIKKIPRLEPVARAVQFSAGGERDFDQRSLATLPGRILKVLLNLDRIAGANPSKEALVALEKEGGYDLAVLAAVGACLLTPSGQSDDGAEIRIAVPATGICAGDVLVSDLTLESGRLVLAAGETISDLLFLRLQNINAMARLKEPIMVRRFASRPRAN; via the coding sequence ATGAGGCTGGCCGAAAAGATTTTGATCGTCGATGATGACGTCAACCTGCTGGCAGGCCTGCGCCGTCACCTCGGGCAAAAGTTTGATCTGATGACTGCTGAGGGCGGTATTGAGGCATTGGGTCTTGCCCAGAGTTCTGGACCTTTTGCGGTCGCCGTTTGCGACATGCGCATGCCCGGCATGGACGGTGTAGAGGTCCTCCGTCGGCTTCAGGAGATATCGCCAGATACAGTTAGGATCATGCTGACCGGCAATGCGGACCAGAAGACAGCTATCAATGCCATCAATGACGGGAAGATTTTTCGTTTCTTTAACAAGCCTTGCCCCATGGCGACGCTTATCGACGGCATCGAAGCGGCTATCCGCCAGCACCAGTTAATTCAGGGGGAGCGAGCTCTTCTGGAAGGAACTTTGACCGGTAGCATTTCCTTGCTGAGTGATGTTCTGTCGCTGGTGGCCCCGGACATTTTTCACCGTTCCCGACGTATTCATGGCTGGGCCGTAGAGATTGCGCGTCATATGAAGCTTGGTGATGCGTGGGTTGTAGAAATGGCGGCGGAGTTGTCTCAACTGGGAGCCATTGCAGTTCCTCCCGAAGTGCTTGCTCGGCATCATTCAGGCCAGCATCTTTCTGCGATGGAACAAGAGATGATCCACCGCGTTCCTGCCGTCGGAGCGGCCCTTATCAAGAAGATTCCCCGCCTTGAGCCAGTCGCTCGGGCCGTACAATTCTCCGCCGGGGGAGAACGTGATTTTGATCAACGCTCCCTGGCCACTCTGCCTGGGCGGATTCTCAAAGTACTGCTCAATTTGGATCGGATCGCTGGAGCTAATCCGTCCAAGGAGGCCCTTGTCGCGCTCGAAAAAGAGGGCGGATATGATCTCGCTGTTCTTGCCGCAGTTGGGGCCTGTCTTTTAACCCCTAGCGGTCAGTCTGATGACGGGGCTGAAATCCGCATTGCCGTTCCCGCAACTGGCATTTGCGCTGGTGATGTCTTGGTAAGCGATCTGACGCTCGAGAGTGGACGGCTGGTACTTGCCGCCGGTGAAACCATCAGTGATCTGCTGTTTCTGAGACTGCAAAACATCAACGCGATGGCGCGGCTGAAGGAGCCCATCATGGTGCGCCGCTTTGCCTCGAGGCCCAGGGCTAACTAA
- a CDS encoding response regulator, whose product MQKPSVLFVDDEPNILSAINRILNPHRDKWDINFASSGNDALDFMANNVVDVIVTDMAMPEMDGKKLIYRLHELFPDTIPIVLSGHWDIATSLRELGPNVRFLSKPINHDLLVWALKDAVTDARLSPATLLEIAQPRPSVQDPHSQNLNKPDSASWIAVIPNAE is encoded by the coding sequence ATGCAAAAGCCTAGCGTATTATTCGTTGACGATGAGCCGAACATTTTATCGGCTATCAATCGCATCCTTAATCCGCACAGAGATAAATGGGATATAAATTTCGCCAGCAGCGGAAATGATGCTCTAGATTTTATGGCCAACAACGTCGTCGATGTCATTGTCACTGACATGGCCATGCCTGAAATGGATGGGAAAAAGTTAATCTACAGGCTTCATGAGTTATTTCCAGATACCATTCCAATTGTTTTATCAGGCCATTGGGACATCGCCACATCGCTGCGTGAACTTGGTCCTAATGTTCGTTTTCTCAGCAAGCCTATTAATCATGACCTGCTGGTCTGGGCGCTTAAAGACGCAGTCACTGATGCGCGCTTGTCACCCGCCACGCTTCTAGAGATCGCACAACCACGACCAAGCGTCCAAGATCCGCATTCACAGAACTTGAACAAACCTGATTCCGCCAGTTGGATAGCCGTCATCCCAAATGCAGAGTGA
- a CDS encoding PAS domain-containing protein gives MRISTFKGAVTTASKEAFLQAKAIRQNVTGTERHLDSGAMLVSKTDVGGLITYVNSEFLKISGYEEHEVLGAPHSIIRHPAMPRSVFKLLWETISKGEEVFAYVINRAKCGDHYWVFAHVTPTVNRTGKIIGFHSNRRAPSRTAIDAISPLYDAVNVIEKSHDRYGVERGLEFLLSKIAKSGLSYSEFIFSI, from the coding sequence ATGCGGATTTCTACATTCAAGGGGGCAGTAACCACGGCGTCCAAGGAAGCGTTTCTCCAGGCGAAGGCCATCCGGCAGAATGTGACCGGGACGGAACGGCATCTCGATTCCGGGGCAATGCTCGTCTCAAAGACGGATGTGGGCGGGTTGATCACATACGTCAATTCAGAATTCTTGAAAATCAGTGGCTATGAGGAGCACGAGGTTCTTGGCGCGCCCCACTCGATCATCCGTCATCCCGCCATGCCGAGGTCTGTCTTCAAACTGCTGTGGGAGACTATCAGCAAGGGTGAGGAGGTCTTCGCATATGTGATCAACCGGGCGAAGTGTGGTGACCATTACTGGGTTTTCGCGCACGTAACCCCGACAGTCAATCGAACGGGCAAGATCATCGGCTTTCACTCCAACCGGAGAGCTCCGTCTCGCACGGCCATCGACGCGATCAGCCCGTTGTATGACGCGGTCAACGTAATCGAGAAATCTCATGATCGCTACGGCGTCGAGCGCGGTCTGGAATTCCTGTTGTCAAAGATCGCGAAATCCGGCCTCAGCTACTCCGAGTTCATTTTCTCGATATAG
- a CDS encoding methyl-accepting chemotaxis protein produces the protein MNFIVRHPLFTSPLNTLTLTMILCCVLGGGATIIAIATLPVYGLVLAAGGVVAFGWSMYALRRTYSTVELVVRVLEGGAVGNLEQRLVDIGRGRDTLSRLCRATNNVLDAADSFARESNASLREVTAGRFHRRILVAGMHRAYRHSATTINRMTENLGIRIRENSSLAGQFRDAVNARVDEGVSISKGTWVEADAMKAEVNSASALSAKVCDEAQATLREAESVAASTKGLHAALIDVRGQVSRASSIANDADADVDAANAVFANLADTARHIENVVDIISDIAGQTNLLALNATIEAARAGEAGKGFTVVAHEVKSLAIQAVKATDDIRERIALIQSSVAGAVDVMAAIGRTVLQISQITQKVDGAIDQQTAATDLIAKATAQVRQSVEHSASSIQLVSTTSRQAATVAERLFERAAAGAENAEKLNGEIRDFMARVNLVGA, from the coding sequence ATGAACTTCATCGTGCGTCATCCACTGTTTACGTCCCCTCTGAACACGCTGACATTGACAATGATCCTGTGCTGCGTTCTCGGGGGCGGCGCCACGATAATCGCGATTGCCACCCTGCCGGTCTATGGATTGGTTCTGGCGGCTGGCGGTGTAGTAGCCTTTGGCTGGAGCATGTACGCGCTTCGGCGCACGTATTCCACCGTCGAACTGGTCGTTCGCGTCCTGGAAGGTGGTGCCGTCGGCAATCTGGAGCAAAGGCTGGTCGATATCGGGCGGGGGCGCGATACCCTGAGTCGATTGTGCCGCGCCACCAATAACGTGCTTGATGCTGCAGATTCCTTCGCGCGTGAAAGCAATGCCTCGCTAAGGGAGGTAACGGCGGGACGGTTCCACCGACGCATACTCGTCGCTGGCATGCATCGGGCCTATCGGCATTCAGCGACGACCATCAACCGTATGACCGAAAACCTGGGCATCAGGATCCGCGAAAATAGCTCTCTCGCCGGCCAATTCCGCGATGCGGTCAATGCGCGGGTCGACGAGGGCGTTAGCATCAGTAAGGGCACCTGGGTCGAAGCCGACGCCATGAAGGCCGAGGTGAACAGCGCATCGGCCCTGTCCGCCAAGGTGTGCGACGAGGCGCAGGCGACGCTGCGCGAGGCAGAATCCGTCGCGGCGTCGACCAAAGGGCTCCATGCGGCGCTGATCGATGTGCGCGGCCAGGTATCCCGGGCATCCAGCATTGCCAATGACGCCGACGCCGATGTGGATGCCGCCAATGCGGTCTTCGCCAATCTGGCCGACACCGCCCGACATATCGAGAATGTGGTAGACATTATCAGCGACATCGCTGGCCAGACGAACCTGCTGGCATTGAACGCGACAATTGAGGCGGCCCGCGCCGGGGAAGCAGGCAAGGGCTTCACGGTGGTGGCCCATGAGGTAAAATCGCTGGCCATTCAGGCGGTCAAGGCGACGGACGATATCCGCGAGCGGATCGCTCTGATCCAAAGCTCGGTGGCTGGTGCCGTTGACGTCATGGCAGCGATTGGACGAACCGTTCTACAGATCAGCCAGATAACCCAGAAGGTCGACGGCGCCATCGACCAGCAGACCGCAGCTACCGACCTGATCGCCAAGGCCACGGCCCAGGTGCGACAAAGCGTAGAGCATTCCGCATCCTCCATTCAACTAGTCTCGACAACCTCGAGGCAGGCGGCAACCGTAGCCGAGCGCCTGTTCGAACGCGCGGCTGCAGGTGCCGAAAATGCCGAAAAGCTGAACGGAGAGATCCGCGATTTCATGGCTAGGGTTAATCTGGTCGGTGCGTGA
- a CDS encoding ATP-binding protein, giving the protein MDHDNPTILFIDDEPNVLDALRRKLREYDKHWTMIFSHSCVEALEIIGKRAVDVVVTDQTMPKITGLELLHELQIRHPDIIRILLTGNSDQETAVAAINEGKVFRFFTKPCPIPVLIEGIDLAIRSRKAMEEAEKANAKALSRNNAMLRQLVVDLTEAKQELERLSFIAAHDLREPLRQVISYAQLLDRHHAPSLSGEAAEYVQFIVSGVNRMDALTGGFLAYTQIATDHTAFADVNMGRACALALEPLMSDISDSCALVEVSALPSVFGSERAIVQLLRHLIENAIKFSLPMSIPQVRIFHTEVEGVMVFKVADNGIGVEETGHNIFDMFRRLHGHGHYTGHGVGLAICKRIVHHHGGRIWYEANPSGGTIFNFTLPKSSRGSLGR; this is encoded by the coding sequence ATGGACCACGACAATCCAACGATATTATTCATTGATGACGAGCCGAATGTGCTTGATGCCTTGAGGCGCAAGCTCCGCGAATATGACAAACATTGGACTATGATATTCTCCCATAGCTGCGTTGAGGCGCTAGAGATCATCGGAAAACGGGCAGTTGATGTGGTGGTGACCGACCAGACCATGCCGAAAATCACAGGACTTGAGTTGCTGCACGAGCTCCAGATACGGCATCCCGATATCATTCGCATACTGTTGACTGGGAATAGCGATCAGGAGACGGCTGTGGCGGCTATCAACGAAGGCAAGGTTTTTCGCTTCTTCACTAAGCCATGCCCCATTCCCGTCCTGATCGAAGGGATCGATCTGGCAATCCGCTCACGTAAGGCGATGGAAGAGGCGGAGAAGGCCAATGCAAAAGCTCTTTCGCGTAACAATGCCATGCTGCGTCAGTTGGTGGTGGACTTGACTGAGGCCAAGCAAGAACTGGAGAGATTGAGCTTTATCGCGGCGCACGACCTGCGAGAACCGCTTCGCCAAGTCATTTCCTATGCTCAGCTACTGGATCGGCACCATGCTCCGTCCTTAAGCGGTGAGGCTGCGGAGTATGTCCAATTCATCGTCAGCGGCGTCAATCGAATGGATGCTCTAACCGGAGGCTTTTTGGCCTACACCCAGATCGCTACCGACCACACGGCATTTGCTGATGTTAACATGGGACGGGCTTGTGCACTGGCCTTGGAGCCGCTGATGAGTGACATTTCTGATTCCTGCGCACTGGTGGAAGTGTCCGCACTACCTTCTGTTTTCGGCAGTGAACGGGCTATTGTTCAGTTATTACGGCACCTTATTGAAAATGCCATCAAGTTCAGCCTTCCGATGTCAATTCCTCAAGTGCGCATTTTTCACACAGAAGTCGAAGGTGTTATGGTATTTAAAGTAGCCGATAACGGTATAGGTGTTGAAGAAACTGGCCACAATATCTTTGACATGTTCCGGCGCCTTCATGGGCACGGCCATTATACTGGCCACGGTGTCGGGCTGGCAATTTGCAAGCGGATCGTGCACCATCACGGGGGCAGGATCTGGTATGAGGCGAATCCATCTGGCGGGACAATCTTCAACTTCACACTGCCCAAAAGTAGCCGAGGGTCTCTCGGGAGATAA
- a CDS encoding phasin family protein yields the protein MAAATIEQFSTAAKANVEKLTIVAKDNAEALTKSGNFALAGFEKLSKAYQDLANRNVAKFNDAVKALSSVKSPVEFVELQAKLVKEGFDAAVADSRAIAELTTSVFTAAFEPVKKQAEAVQAIVTKAA from the coding sequence ATGGCTGCCGCCACCATCGAACAGTTCAGCACCGCTGCCAAGGCCAATGTCGAGAAGCTGACCATTGTCGCCAAGGACAACGCCGAGGCCCTGACCAAGAGCGGCAACTTCGCCCTGGCCGGTTTCGAGAAGCTGTCCAAGGCCTATCAGGATCTGGCGAACCGCAACGTCGCCAAGTTCAATGACGCGGTCAAGGCGCTGTCCTCGGTCAAGTCGCCGGTTGAGTTCGTTGAGCTGCAGGCCAAGCTGGTGAAGGAAGGCTTCGATGCCGCCGTCGCCGATAGCCGCGCCATCGCCGAACTGACTACCTCCGTCTTTACCGCCGCTTTCGAGCCGGTCAAGAAGCAGGCCGAAGCGGTCCAGGCGATCGTGACGAAGGCCGCCTAA
- a CDS encoding bacteriohemerythrin: MALLHWAPQYSVQIPEIDAEHQALFGVLNDLWAATERGSDKQATADAIHRVSETMRDHLRHEESLLEEWGYPRFGEHVLEHQKLLLELDALVASADSNDKHELEIGELDFISNWLCSHIENSDKDYARFIARKEGGGEIAKSSPSWRQRIAASVTLSRSVMAALILITMAVDITVVGLLSYGLNATRNLQEREIRATVESTALLLDHNISESVSKIDLTLHEIEDWLEHELRVKGRIEDREAKMFLDKRKSWLSGLANFRVTDEHGTILYGSGTLPSESTSISDRDHFIVHRENSRSGLFVSNPILTRIGHEWGISLSRRYNSQDGSFAGVISATVNIDYFNSLLSAARLGANGVALLRDGDTGMITRYPASSSPSQQIGTKVFSDELAQAIASSDQARSFHTQRTGDGVERLNAYRRLSAAPFHLVVGMGTEDYLAQWRSDVTKAVVIVSAFLLLSVGSVWLLWRLFGLTKKANNSAQLVREIARSKQQLSEAHRIARLGFIELNLITGVYLLGEGTQDMLGIDPARKSGSEEDVFFNVASDDRVRLMDLLSRRSGSCFELELRIGVRTLHVLGEVSSDSAAPAMVVMTLQDITDRIIAEQERAAMIERIAESDRMEALGTLAGGIAHEINTPTQYVSDNIAFMSDGISSLLDLAESVKAAKSTEADLVTVTKNLDGVDLDFLKAELPAAAAQAQDGTLRIAKIVQAIKEFSYPSSKLPHPIDLNHLIDVVATVTRNQWKYVAELEFDLDPDLPKISAIEGEINQVLVNLLVNATHAIAELGSSSLGRIKVKTQSLGDGVELTVRDSGVGIEPENLKQIFELFFTTKAPGQGTGQGLAITKAIIHRHGGQITAESEPGSGACFRIRLPIEIPAASSEDASLS, encoded by the coding sequence ATGGCTCTTCTCCACTGGGCGCCCCAATACAGCGTTCAGATTCCAGAAATTGATGCCGAACACCAGGCGTTGTTTGGCGTTCTTAATGATCTCTGGGCGGCTACGGAACGGGGCAGTGACAAGCAAGCCACCGCTGATGCAATTCATCGTGTGTCCGAGACGATGCGAGATCACCTCCGCCACGAGGAATCACTGTTGGAGGAATGGGGGTATCCGCGGTTCGGCGAGCATGTTCTCGAACATCAAAAGCTACTGTTAGAATTGGACGCCCTAGTTGCCAGTGCCGACAGCAATGACAAGCATGAATTGGAGATCGGCGAGCTCGATTTCATCAGCAATTGGCTGTGCTCTCATATCGAGAACAGCGATAAAGACTACGCCCGCTTTATCGCGAGAAAAGAGGGGGGGGGCGAGATTGCGAAATCGTCTCCAAGCTGGCGACAGCGTATTGCCGCCAGTGTAACGTTGTCCCGGTCGGTAATGGCTGCTCTGATCTTGATTACGATGGCGGTCGACATCACCGTTGTTGGGCTGCTCTCCTATGGCTTGAACGCCACGAGAAATCTTCAGGAAAGAGAGATCCGCGCCACGGTGGAAAGTACGGCTCTCCTGCTCGATCACAATATTTCGGAATCAGTCAGTAAAATTGACCTGACCCTCCACGAGATCGAGGACTGGCTGGAGCACGAGCTTCGAGTAAAGGGGCGCATCGAGGACCGGGAAGCCAAAATGTTTCTGGACAAGCGAAAGTCCTGGCTTTCGGGTTTGGCCAATTTTCGCGTAACTGATGAGCACGGCACCATCTTGTATGGCTCCGGCACCTTACCCTCTGAATCAACATCCATTTCTGATCGCGACCACTTCATTGTGCACCGCGAGAATAGCCGTTCCGGACTTTTTGTCAGCAATCCCATATTGACGCGTATCGGCCATGAATGGGGTATCTCGCTGTCACGGCGTTACAACAGCCAAGACGGTAGTTTCGCTGGCGTGATATCCGCGACAGTTAATATTGATTACTTCAATAGCCTGCTGTCAGCGGCGAGACTTGGGGCAAATGGTGTCGCTCTGTTACGCGACGGCGATACAGGCATGATCACCCGGTATCCGGCCAGCTCGTCTCCATCCCAGCAGATCGGCACCAAGGTTTTTTCTGACGAATTGGCGCAGGCCATCGCCTCGAGCGATCAGGCTAGGTCTTTTCATACACAGCGAACCGGCGACGGGGTCGAACGGCTCAACGCCTATCGCCGCCTGTCGGCGGCACCGTTCCATCTCGTCGTTGGGATGGGAACAGAAGATTACCTTGCCCAATGGCGCTCAGATGTCACTAAAGCCGTTGTTATCGTCTCGGCATTTTTGCTGTTGTCGGTCGGTTCGGTCTGGTTGTTGTGGCGGCTATTCGGTCTGACTAAGAAGGCAAACAACTCGGCCCAGCTGGTCAGGGAAATCGCTAGGTCGAAGCAGCAACTAAGCGAGGCACACCGCATCGCAAGGCTTGGATTCATCGAGTTGAATCTGATCACTGGCGTTTATTTGCTTGGCGAGGGCACCCAGGACATGCTCGGGATTGATCCCGCCCGGAAGTCTGGGTCGGAGGAGGATGTGTTTTTCAATGTCGCATCCGACGACAGGGTCAGGCTTATGGACCTGCTTTCGAGAAGGTCGGGATCGTGCTTTGAACTCGAATTGCGGATTGGGGTGCGGACACTCCACGTTCTGGGCGAGGTCAGCAGCGACTCCGCCGCCCCCGCGATGGTCGTCATGACGCTTCAGGACATCACCGACCGGATTATCGCCGAGCAAGAGCGAGCGGCCATGATCGAGCGGATTGCAGAGTCGGACAGAATGGAAGCCCTTGGCACCCTTGCCGGCGGCATTGCCCACGAGATCAACACGCCGACCCAATATGTCAGTGACAATATCGCCTTTATGAGTGACGGAATTTCAAGCCTCCTTGATCTGGCCGAGAGCGTGAAGGCTGCAAAATCAACGGAAGCCGATTTGGTCACCGTGACAAAAAATCTAGACGGCGTTGACCTGGACTTTCTCAAGGCCGAGTTGCCCGCTGCCGCGGCACAGGCCCAGGACGGGACACTTCGCATCGCCAAGATTGTTCAGGCAATCAAGGAATTCTCATATCCCAGTTCCAAACTGCCGCATCCCATCGATCTCAATCACCTGATTGACGTGGTTGCCACTGTCACCCGGAATCAATGGAAATATGTGGCAGAGTTGGAATTTGATTTAGACCCTGACCTGCCGAAAATTTCTGCTATCGAAGGCGAGATCAACCAAGTGCTCGTTAATCTGCTGGTTAACGCCACGCATGCCATAGCGGAACTGGGCTCTTCATCTCTAGGCCGGATCAAAGTGAAGACACAGAGTTTGGGTGATGGCGTCGAATTAACCGTCAGGGATTCTGGCGTCGGGATCGAGCCGGAAAATCTCAAGCAGATCTTTGAGCTGTTTTTCACCACGAAAGCTCCTGGCCAGGGAACGGGGCAAGGACTGGCGATTACCAAAGCAATCATTCATCGCCATGGGGGCCAGATCACCGCAGAGTCCGAACCCGGGTCAGGAGCGTGCTTCCGGATCCGCCTGCCTATTGAAATACCCGCAGCCTCGTCTGAAGACGCTAGTTTATCGTAA
- a CDS encoding response regulator, translating to MTGKPSIIFVDDESHVLEALSRNLATEYFRWDLTFCDSPERALELFRSQPFNVVVVDMMMPGLNGIELVVKMKQVSPRSTYIMLTGVSDMGVAVEAINRAEIFRFFPKPCPKHLLVEGIAAALDDQSKAQSLLGSSPERIALDSLAVGVLVLDIKAHVLFMNSVAAHLCAAADGLYVGADRILRLAAIVGTAQLHELIRGTALGDGGGTILIERPKLGTSLSATVSRAPNSQAMDAQVSVYLRDPLSKSIPGAEQLSTLFGLTPAEARIAHSLVLGCSLEEAAAVSGIAVGTARNYLKRVFLKTGATRQSDVVRMILGYF from the coding sequence ATGACTGGCAAGCCATCCATTATATTTGTTGATGATGAGAGCCATGTCCTAGAGGCTCTATCAAGAAATTTAGCGACAGAATATTTTCGCTGGGATTTGACATTTTGCGACTCCCCTGAGAGGGCTCTTGAACTCTTTAGGTCCCAACCGTTCAACGTCGTTGTTGTTGACATGATGATGCCCGGGCTCAATGGGATTGAGCTTGTGGTGAAGATGAAGCAGGTGTCCCCGCGATCCACTTACATAATGCTAACCGGCGTTTCGGACATGGGAGTGGCCGTAGAGGCCATTAATCGTGCCGAGATTTTTAGGTTTTTTCCCAAGCCCTGCCCAAAGCATTTGCTGGTGGAGGGCATTGCGGCCGCCTTAGATGACCAGAGCAAGGCACAATCCCTTCTGGGCTCATCTCCGGAAAGAATAGCACTGGACTCCCTTGCTGTCGGAGTTCTCGTTCTCGACATAAAGGCCCATGTTCTGTTTATGAATAGCGTGGCGGCGCACTTATGCGCTGCGGCCGATGGTCTGTACGTCGGTGCGGACCGGATTCTTCGCCTAGCGGCCATAGTGGGGACCGCCCAATTGCATGAATTGATTCGTGGCACAGCCTTAGGTGATGGTGGTGGGACCATTTTGATCGAACGCCCTAAGCTTGGCACATCCTTATCTGCAACAGTCAGTCGCGCACCGAATAGTCAGGCGATGGATGCCCAAGTAAGTGTTTACCTCCGCGACCCCCTCAGCAAAAGCATTCCAGGGGCTGAGCAATTGTCGACGCTGTTCGGCCTGACCCCAGCGGAGGCACGGATTGCCCATTCTCTCGTATTGGGTTGCTCATTGGAGGAGGCGGCAGCCGTCTCTGGCATCGCCGTTGGAACTGCCAGAAACTATCTCAAGAGGGTCTTTCTTAAGACTGGAGCAACTCGTCAATCTGATGTTGTCAGGATGATCCTCGGCTACTTTTAG
- a CDS encoding response regulator transcription factor, translated as MKILIADDHQLFREGLRHILTLYVEASQIVEASTFAEVIEAGERVSGIDLALLDLTMSGGPWPECLRKLRHLLPSPAHIVIVSDVADRSAVNLAIDLGASGFITKASSSQVFLAALNLVLAGGIYLPAEYADSANQLVTASFEVPNITHLTPRQREILSQLKTGKSNREIATDLGLAEGTVKLHVTSILKALSVRSRTQAALLA; from the coding sequence ATGAAGATCCTTATTGCCGATGATCACCAGTTGTTTCGCGAGGGTCTGCGTCACATCCTCACCCTGTACGTGGAAGCTTCGCAAATTGTGGAAGCGAGCACTTTCGCAGAAGTCATTGAGGCGGGAGAACGTGTATCTGGCATCGACTTGGCTCTGCTCGATCTGACAATGTCCGGTGGGCCTTGGCCTGAATGTCTAAGAAAATTGCGTCATTTGCTTCCGTCGCCAGCGCACATCGTAATCGTTTCTGACGTCGCTGACCGGTCCGCCGTCAATCTAGCTATCGACCTCGGAGCGTCGGGATTCATCACAAAAGCATCATCTAGCCAAGTTTTTCTGGCGGCGCTAAACTTGGTTTTGGCTGGCGGCATTTACCTTCCTGCGGAGTATGCCGATTCCGCTAATCAGCTGGTTACTGCCTCATTTGAGGTGCCGAATATTACTCACCTCACTCCGAGGCAACGTGAGATTCTCAGCCAATTAAAGACTGGAAAGTCGAACCGGGAAATAGCCACAGATCTTGGTCTGGCTGAGGGCACTGTGAAACTTCATGTTACAAGCATTCTAAAGGCTCTGTCGGTTCGATCTAGGACACAAGCCGCTTTGCTTGCTTAA